From the genome of Amycolatopsis granulosa:
CGGCCGGCGGGTGGCGGAACTGCTCGAATCGGTCGACCTGCCGCCCTCGCGTGCCGGGGCGTACCCGCACGAGCTCTCCGGCGGTCAGAAACAACGCGTCATGATCGCGATGGCCCTGGCCTGCCGACCGCGGCTGATCATCGCCGACGAACCGACCACCGCGCTCGACGTGATCGTGCAGGCCCAGGTGCTCGACCTGCTCGGCCGCCTGGTCGCCGAGCACGGCCTGGGCCTGGTCATGATCAGTCACGACCTGTCCGTGCTCGCCGCGACCTGCGCCCGCATCGCCGTGATGTACCGCGGCCAGATCGTCGAGGAAGGCCCGTCGGCGGAGGTGATGCGGTCGCCCGCGCACGAGCACACCCGGGCGCTGGCCGCCGCGTTCCCCACCGTCGGCGACCCCGCCGCCCGGTTCGCCCCGGCGACCACCGCGCCGCTGCCCCCGGAACCGGAGGACCCGCCCCCGCCGGACGTGCTGCTGGCCGCGGAGAACCTGCGCGTCAGCTTCCGCGACCGCCGTGGCGCCCGCATCGACGCGGTCGCCGGGGTGGACCTGCGGGTGCGGCGCAACGAGATCGTCGCGCTCGTCGGCCAGTCCGGTTCGGGCAAGACCACCCTGGCCCGCACGCTCCTCGGCCTGCAGAAGCCGACCTCCGGGGTGGTGCGCTACGACGGCGCCCCGGTGCCGTCCTCCGGCGCCGCGCTCAAGGCGTACCGGCGGCAGGTCCAGCTGGTGCTGCAGGACCCGGCCAGCGCGCTCAACCCGCGGCACACCGTCTACGAGGCGGTCGCCGAGGGGCCGCGCATCCACCGGCTGCCCGGTGACGAACGGCAGATCGTCACCGAGGCGCTCGAGGCGGCCGAACTGCGGCCCGCCGGGCGTTTCCTGCACCGGCTGCCGCACGAGTTGTCCGGCGGGCAGCGGCAGCGGGTGGTGATCGCGGGTGCGCTCGCGCTGCGGCCCGGTGTGCTGGTCGCCGACGAACCGGTCGCGTCCCTGGACGCCTCCGTGCGTGGCGAGATCCTCGGGCTGCTGTTGCGGCTGCGCCGCGAACTCGGCCTGGCCGGGCTCGTCATCACCCACGATCTCGGGCTGGCCTGGAACATCGCCGACCGGGTCGCCGTGATGTACCGGGGCGAGCTGGTCGAGGAGGGGGCCGTGGAGGAGGTGCTGCTCGACCCGCGGCACGCCTACACCAAGTCCCTGCTCGCGGCACTGCCCGGCGGCACCGCGCGCGAGTCGTTACCGTCCTGAGTGTCCTCCAGCCAGCGAAACATCGTTCCCGACGGGAACCCGACCCGGAACGGTGTGTAATCTCCGTGGACGAAATGGCCACCACCACTGACCCCGCGCCCGGGGCGCCCGCGGAGGCGCACCCGCGCACGCGCGTGCGCGTGCCCTCGCAGTTCCCGTACCGCACGATCGCGATGGGTACGCTCGGCAGCACCCTGCTGCTGCTGGGTGCGCTCGGGGCGGGCGGCATCCTCATCCGGGACCCGGTCCTCGGGCACGGTCCGCTGTCGTGGGTCCGCTTCGGTCACGGGCAGATGCTGGCCACCGCGGTGGTCTACGGCGGGTTCGCGCTGGTGGTGTGGGCGTGGGTGCGGCTGGGCCGCTACATGCTCGCCGGTCGCATCGGCAGCAGGCCGATCCTGATCGCGGCCATGTGCTGGATGGCGCCGCTGCTGATCTCGCCGCCGCTGTTCACCCGCGACGTGTTCTCCTACCTCGGCCAGGGCGCGCAGCTGCTGCACGGGCTGGACCCGTACGCGCACGGCCCGGCCGAGCTGAAGGTGCTGCCGAACGTGGTGCAGAACGTGCACCCGGTCTGGCAGACCACCCCCGCCCCGTACGGTCCGCTGTTCCTGCTCATCGCCAAGGGCGTCGTCTCGGTGACCGGCGACAACATGATCGCCGGCGTCATCGTGACCCGGCTGTTGCTGTTGATCGGCCTGGCGATGATGCTGTGGGCGCTGCCGCGCCTCGTGCGGCACCTCGGCGGGAAGCTGCCGGTCACGATGTGGCTCGCGGTCGCCAGCCCGATGACGGTCATCCACCTCGTCGGCGGCCCGCACAACGACCTGCTGATGCTCGGCTTCCTCACCATCGGGGTGCTGGCCGCACTGGAGCGCAAGCACGCGCTGGCGATCGTGCTGGTCACGATCGGCATGCTGATCAAGCCGACCGCGGCGGTCGCACTGCCGTTCCTGGTGTGGGTGTGGGCCAACCACCTGCCGCACCCCAGCCGCGTCCGCAACTTCCTGCAGGCGCTCGGGATCTCGGTGGTCCTGTTCGGTGTGGTGTTCGTGGCCGGCACCTCGGTGTCGCTCGGCTCGTTCAACCTGGGCTGGGTGACCGGCCTGCAGGCGCCGACGCTGGTCACGAACTGGCTGAACTTCCCGACCGGGCTCGGGCAGCTGGTCCACACCCTGGTGAACCTGGTGATCACCGTGCCGGAGTCGCCGTTCGTAACGGTGGCCCGCGCGCTGGCGATGGCGACGCTGGCGTTGTTCGGTGCGCGGCAGTGGTGGAAGGCGCGCCACGGCGGCAACGAGGCGATCTTCCGGATGGCGCTGACCCTGCTGGCCACCGCGATCCTCGCCCCGCCGACCCTGCCGTGGTACCTGACCTGGGGTTTCGTGATCGCCTCGGCGTTCCCGTGGCGGCGCAGGCACCTGGCGATCGTGGTCGCCGTGGCGTCGTTCCTGGTGCTGGCCTACTACCCGACGGGCCAGCAGGCCCTCTACGACTGGTGGTTCGTCGTGGCGGTCATCGCGCTGTCGGTGTACGCGGCCGCGTCGCTGCTGCGTCCCGACCCGCTCGGGCTGCTCGCCGCGTGGCGGCGGGAGCCCGCCGTGCCGGACTTCGTCGCCGAGGACGGCGCCGTCAGCTCCCAGCCCAGCCGCTCCACCGCGTGACCCGCGTGATCACCACCGGTCCCGCCGGCGGCTTCCGCGCGTACTGCTCGTACTTCGCGCGCAGCAGCCCGACCGCGTCCGGTGCGGACTCCACCACGGTGGCCGTGCCGTCCGCCCGGGACCACCACAGGCGGGTCCAGTCCTCGTCGTAGGCGTCGGCGAGGAAGCTGACCGCGGGGTGGGCCGCGATGTTGGCCAGCCGCCGCAGGGCGGTCGTGGTCTTCGGCTTGTGGTCGACGGCGAAGACGATCTCGTCGCCGGACACCGCGAACGTCACCGGCACCAGGTGCGGCCGGCCTGCCGCCGACACCGTCGCCAGCCGGGCCACCCGTGCCGTGGCGAACCGGTCCCGCGCATCCCGCGGATCAAGCCGCATGGGTGGTCACCCTCAGCTCCGCCGTGTCCAGCACCGCGTCGACCCCGAGCGGCACGGTCAGTGACCCCTCGACGTGCCCGAAGCGCACCCCGGCGAGCACCGGCACCCCGAGGCCGGAGAGCCGGTCCGCCAGCACCGCCCGCACGGCCGTGGGCTCGCCGCAGCCGGTCCACGTGCCCAGGACGACGCCGGCCACCCCGGCGAACCAGCCGGACCGCAGCAGCTGGGTGAGCATGCGGTCCAGCCGGTAGACCGGCTCCGCGACGTCCTCCAGCACCACGATCGCGTTCCGCGCGCCACCGTGCTCGCGGGTGCCCACACCGGCGGCGAGCAGGCTCAGGTTGCCGCCGGTGAGCCGGCCGCGTGCGGCGCCGGGCACCACTGCCTCGGTGCCCGGCAGGGTCACCGGGCCCGGGGTGAACAGGGCCCGCCGCAGGTGCTCGCCGCCGGCTTCGTCCCAGTGGTCACCGGCGGGCATGGGGGAGAACAGGGTCGGCAGCCCCAGGTGCGTGTGGATCGCCGCGTGCAGGGCCGTCACGTCGCTGGACCCGGCGAACACCTTGGGACCGGCGTCGCGCAGGGCGGCCCAGTCGAGCAGGTCGAGCATGCGCTGCGTGCCGTAGCCGCCGCGGGCGGCGAGCACGACGTCCACCTCGGGATCCAGCCACGCCTCGGTGAACGCCTCCGCCCGTGCCGCGTCCGGCCCGGCCAGGTACGGGGTGTGCCCCGGGCCGGGCGTGACCAGGTTCCGCACCCGCACACCCCACGCGTCGAGCGCTGCCAGCGCCCGGTCCAGCCGGTCGGGCAGCACCGGCCCGGCCGGGGCGACGAGGGCGACGGTGGTCACGAGCGCAGCTCCAGCACCGGCACCCCGGGTGTGGCGAAGCCGAACACCTGCCCGTAGAACGACAGCTCGGCCTCCAGCGCGGCGATCATCGTCTCCGCCCGCCGGAACCCGTGCTGTTCGCCCTCGAACGTCAGGTAGGCGTGCGGGATGCCGCTGCCGGCCAGCGCCCGCACGAACCGGTCGGCCTGCTCGGGCGGGCAGATCTGGTCGTCGAGCCCCTGCAGCAGCAGCACCGGCCCGGCCAGCCGGTCCGCGTGCCGCAGCGGTGACCGCTCCACGTAGCGGTCGCGGGTCCGCGGCAGCGGGCCGACCAGCCCGAGCACGTAGCGGGATTCGAAGTCGTGGGTTTCGCCGCCGTCGCCGGTCCACCCGGCCAGGTCGAGGATCGGGTACTTGATCGTCGCCGCGCGGTAGGTGGTCACGCTCGTCATCGACGCCGCCGACGTGTAGCCGCCCGCGCTGCCGCCCCGGATGGCCAGCCGCGCCGGGTCGGCGGTGCCCTCGGCGGCCAGTGCTTCGGCGACCGCGGCGCAGTCGCGCACGTCGACCGCACCCCACTGCTCGCGCAGCCGCTCCCGGTAGGCGCGGCCGTAGCCGACCGACCCGCCGTAGTTGACCGCGACGACGCCGATGCCGCGGCTGGTGAAGTAGGCGAAGTCGAGGTCGAGATCGCCGGAGACCCGGCCGGTGGGACCGCCGTGCACGTGCACCAGGTAGGGCGGGCGCTCGCCCTCGGGGCCGGTGAAGCCCGGGTTGGCGGGCGGGTAGACGTAGGCCGGGATCGGCACGCCGTCCGGGCCGGGGAAGGTCCGTTCCTGCGGCACCGGCAGGTACTCCGCCGGCGGCGCGGGGTGCACCGGTTCGGTCAGCTCGGTCACCGCTGCGGTGTCCAGGTCGACGTGCACGACCGCGCTCTCGTGGCGCGGCCCGGCGGCGATCCCGGCGACGCCGTCGCCGTGCCGGGCCAGCGTCGCGGCCCAGCTCGTGAGGTGATCGGCCACGACCGTCAGGTCGCCGGTGGTCTCGTCCAGGACGGCCAGGCGCCCCGAGTCGAGCACCGCGTGCCGTCCGCCGCCCAGCGGGACGAACCAGTTCGACCCGATCTTCCACAGCGGCCCGCCCAGCTCACGTGCCATCGGCGCGATGTTCGTGACCACGCCGTCGAGGGTGATCCGGTGCAGGTTCCACCAGCCGTCCGGGTCCAGCAGCGCCAGCAACGTGCCGGGGTCCTCCCACTCGAGCTGGCAGACCGACACCCCGGGCCCGCCGGCGAGCACCCGGTGCGGCCCGAGGCCGCCGTCCGGCCGCACCTCGGCCACGCACAGCTCGGTCGAGTCCCACGGCATGTCCGGGTGCTCCCAGCCCAGCCACGCGGCGTGCCGGCCATCGGGGGACAGCTGGGGCGCGGTGAGGAAGTGGTGGCTCGCCGCGAGCGGCACGACCGCGCCGCCGCTCAGCGCGACCAGGTCACGGCGGATGTCGGTGCGCGCCGGGCCGGTGCTGGTCTCGCGCACCGCCCACACCGCGCCGTCCGGACCCGGACGCAGGTCGCCGTACCGGACGCCCTGCGGCACCGGGGGCTCGGGTGTGACCGGAACCACCTCGCCGCCGTCCAGGTCACGCGCGTGGACGCGCTGGTCGTCCCAGTGCGTGAAGAACAGCGTCCCGCCGATCACCACCCACGGCCGGCCACCGTACTCGTGCACCCGGTTCCGGGCGTTCCACGGCGCGGGCAGCATCTCCTCCACGCCGTCCTGACCAGCGCGGACCAGCGCGAGCCTGCCACCTTCGGCGGGGCGCGCCTCGGCCCACCAGACGGTGCCGCCGACGACGTCGAGCCACTGCGCGCCGCCGCCCCCGGCGGCGACGTCGGCGGCGGAGATGGGAGAGGTCCAGGTGCCGTACGGCGCGGTTTCAGCCACCGCCGCACTCTAACTAAGATGCAAGCGGGGGCGGCGGATGCCGATCATGAAACGGTGACATAGGGTCGGGGGTGCCATGGCTCGTGTAATCCACGTCTTCCGCCAGCCCGACCGGTTCGTCGCAGGGACCGTCGGGGAACCGGGCGACCGCACTTTCTACCTGCAGGCCACCGAGGACGTCCGCACGGTGAGCGTGACGATCGAGAAGCAGCAGGTCCAGGTGCTCGCCGAGCGCCTGGCCTCGCTGCTGGAGGAGATCGTCGCGCGGTTCGGCGCCGAGGTACCCGAGACGGTGCCCGACGACCTCGTCGACGTCGACCCGCTCGAGGTGCCCGTCGAGGAGGAGTTCCGCGTCGGCACGATGGGTCTCGGCTGGGACGCCGAGACCAGCGCGGTCGTCATCGAACTGCTCGCGATGACCGAGGGCGAGGTCGACGAGACCGTCGTGCTCGACGACACCGAGGAGGGCCCGGACGCGGTGCGCGTGTTCCTCAGCCCGGCCGCGGCGCGGGCGTTCGCCGAGCGCGCCGACCGGGTGGTGCGCGCCGGCCGGAAGCCGTGCCCGCTGTGCGGTGAGCCGCTGGACCCGGAGGGCCACATCTGCCCCCGGCAGAACGGCTACCGGCGCAGCACCGACGTGGCGGACGAGAGCTAGATCGTGGCCCCACCGGTCGGCCCGGCCGATCCCGCTGCCGCCGAGCTGCTCGCCCGCGGTCGCCTGACCGTCGAAGGGCGGCTGGTGGACGCCTCCAACGTCACGCTGTTCTGCTCCGTGGAGCTGGACGGCCTGTCGGCGCAGGCGGTCTACAAGCCGGTGTCCGGGGAACGGCCGTTGTGGGACTTCCCGGACGGCACGCTGGCCGGCCGGGAGGTGGCCACCGCCCTGCTGTCGGAGGCGTCCGGGCTGGGCCGGGTGCCGCCGACCGTCCTGCGTGACGGCCCGTTCGGCGAGGGCATGGTCCAGTTGTGGGTGGAGACCGGCGACGAGGAGCTGATCGACGTCCGCTCGCCTCAGGATGTGCCCGACGGCTGGCGGATCGTGCTGCACGCCCACGACCGGCTCGGCGAGCCCGCGGTGCTGGCGCACGCCGACCACCCGGGCATGCGGGACCTGGCGGTGCTGGACATCGTCGCGAACAACACCGACCGCAAGGGCGGGCACATCCTGGCCGGCACCGACGGGGCGGTGTACGGCGTGGACCACGGCATCTGCCTGCACGCCGAGCCGAAGCTGCGCACCGTGCTGTGGGGCTGGGTCGGTGACCCGCTGCCCGCCGACACCCTGGAGAAGCTGCGCGCGCTTCCCGGCATGATCAAGGGCGAGCTGGGCGAGCGGCTCGCGCCGCACCTGACCAGCCTGG
Proteins encoded in this window:
- the nikE gene encoding nickel ABC transporter ATP-binding protein NikE, with the protein product MSPLLELKNLAVSYGDLEAVRGVGLTLQPGETLGIAGESGSGKSTVAMSVLRLLPRSATVTGEILLDGEDVTTMRWGRLRAVRWAQASVVFQGAMHALNPVRTIGDQIAEPIRLHDPSVRDAGRRVAELLESVDLPPSRAGAYPHELSGGQKQRVMIAMALACRPRLIIADEPTTALDVIVQAQVLDLLGRLVAEHGLGLVMISHDLSVLAATCARIAVMYRGQIVEEGPSAEVMRSPAHEHTRALAAAFPTVGDPAARFAPATTAPLPPEPEDPPPPDVLLAAENLRVSFRDRRGARIDAVAGVDLRVRRNEIVALVGQSGSGKTTLARTLLGLQKPTSGVVRYDGAPVPSSGAALKAYRRQVQLVLQDPASALNPRHTVYEAVAEGPRIHRLPGDERQIVTEALEAAELRPAGRFLHRLPHELSGGQRQRVVIAGALALRPGVLVADEPVASLDASVRGEILGLLLRLRRELGLAGLVITHDLGLAWNIADRVAVMYRGELVEEGAVEEVLLDPRHAYTKSLLAALPGGTARESLPS
- a CDS encoding SCO1664 family protein gives rise to the protein MAPPVGPADPAAAELLARGRLTVEGRLVDASNVTLFCSVELDGLSAQAVYKPVSGERPLWDFPDGTLAGREVATALLSEASGLGRVPPTVLRDGPFGEGMVQLWVETGDEELIDVRSPQDVPDGWRIVLHAHDRLGEPAVLAHADHPGMRDLAVLDIVANNTDRKGGHILAGTDGAVYGVDHGICLHAEPKLRTVLWGWVGDPLPADTLEKLRALPGMIKGELGERLAPHLTSLEISAIAERAEMLVATGVFPEPGDDWRAIPWPLF
- a CDS encoding LD-carboxypeptidase; translated protein: MTTVALVAPAGPVLPDRLDRALAALDAWGVRVRNLVTPGPGHTPYLAGPDAARAEAFTEAWLDPEVDVVLAARGGYGTQRMLDLLDWAALRDAGPKVFAGSSDVTALHAAIHTHLGLPTLFSPMPAGDHWDEAGGEHLRRALFTPGPVTLPGTEAVVPGAARGRLTGGNLSLLAAGVGTREHGGARNAIVVLEDVAEPVYRLDRMLTQLLRSGWFAGVAGVVLGTWTGCGEPTAVRAVLADRLSGLGVPVLAGVRFGHVEGSLTVPLGVDAVLDTAELRVTTHAA
- the mptB gene encoding polyprenol phosphomannose-dependent alpha 1,6 mannosyltransferase MptB, yielding MATTTDPAPGAPAEAHPRTRVRVPSQFPYRTIAMGTLGSTLLLLGALGAGGILIRDPVLGHGPLSWVRFGHGQMLATAVVYGGFALVVWAWVRLGRYMLAGRIGSRPILIAAMCWMAPLLISPPLFTRDVFSYLGQGAQLLHGLDPYAHGPAELKVLPNVVQNVHPVWQTTPAPYGPLFLLIAKGVVSVTGDNMIAGVIVTRLLLLIGLAMMLWALPRLVRHLGGKLPVTMWLAVASPMTVIHLVGGPHNDLLMLGFLTIGVLAALERKHALAIVLVTIGMLIKPTAAVALPFLVWVWANHLPHPSRVRNFLQALGISVVLFGVVFVAGTSVSLGSFNLGWVTGLQAPTLVTNWLNFPTGLGQLVHTLVNLVITVPESPFVTVARALAMATLALFGARQWWKARHGGNEAIFRMALTLLATAILAPPTLPWYLTWGFVIASAFPWRRRHLAIVVAVASFLVLAYYPTGQQALYDWWFVVAVIALSVYAAASLLRPDPLGLLAAWRREPAVPDFVAEDGAVSSQPSRSTA
- a CDS encoding prolyl oligopeptidase family serine peptidase; the protein is MAETAPYGTWTSPISAADVAAGGGGAQWLDVVGGTVWWAEARPAEGGRLALVRAGQDGVEEMLPAPWNARNRVHEYGGRPWVVIGGTLFFTHWDDQRVHARDLDGGEVVPVTPEPPVPQGVRYGDLRPGPDGAVWAVRETSTGPARTDIRRDLVALSGGAVVPLAASHHFLTAPQLSPDGRHAAWLGWEHPDMPWDSTELCVAEVRPDGGLGPHRVLAGGPGVSVCQLEWEDPGTLLALLDPDGWWNLHRITLDGVVTNIAPMARELGGPLWKIGSNWFVPLGGGRHAVLDSGRLAVLDETTGDLTVVADHLTSWAATLARHGDGVAGIAAGPRHESAVVHVDLDTAAVTELTEPVHPAPPAEYLPVPQERTFPGPDGVPIPAYVYPPANPGFTGPEGERPPYLVHVHGGPTGRVSGDLDLDFAYFTSRGIGVVAVNYGGSVGYGRAYRERLREQWGAVDVRDCAAVAEALAAEGTADPARLAIRGGSAGGYTSAASMTSVTTYRAATIKYPILDLAGWTGDGGETHDFESRYVLGLVGPLPRTRDRYVERSPLRHADRLAGPVLLLQGLDDQICPPEQADRFVRALAGSGIPHAYLTFEGEQHGFRRAETMIAALEAELSFYGQVFGFATPGVPVLELRS
- a CDS encoding TIGR03668 family PPOX class F420-dependent oxidoreductase yields the protein MRLDPRDARDRFATARVARLATVSAAGRPHLVPVTFAVSGDEIVFAVDHKPKTTTALRRLANIAAHPAVSFLADAYDEDWTRLWWSRADGTATVVESAPDAVGLLRAKYEQYARKPPAGPVVITRVTRWSGWAGS
- a CDS encoding DUF3090 domain-containing protein, whose protein sequence is MARVIHVFRQPDRFVAGTVGEPGDRTFYLQATEDVRTVSVTIEKQQVQVLAERLASLLEEIVARFGAEVPETVPDDLVDVDPLEVPVEEEFRVGTMGLGWDAETSAVVIELLAMTEGEVDETVVLDDTEEGPDAVRVFLSPAAARAFAERADRVVRAGRKPCPLCGEPLDPEGHICPRQNGYRRSTDVADES